From candidate division WOR-3 bacterium, one genomic window encodes:
- a CDS encoding TIGR00159 family protein — translation MLSFVSFRWVDAFDILMVALLAYYFLRFLKGTRAIRMLYGLFFLVAVSFVARWLDLKAVGLIVNSLTTVWIVAFVIIFQPEIRNILSRFGRYRPLRFLLKHGADAAAVEEIVEAAAQMKDHRIGALLVIERDIGLRDYVETGTRVEARVSAPLLVSIFTPPAPLHDGGAIIIAGQVVAAGCTLPLSEERYVENALGMRHRAGLGIATVTDAIAVIVSETTGKISFANRGALLSGLTPSQLKYNIQQALATEV, via the coding sequence GTGCTGTCGTTCGTCAGTTTCCGCTGGGTAGACGCCTTCGACATCCTGATGGTGGCCCTGCTGGCCTACTATTTCCTCCGTTTCCTGAAGGGCACGCGCGCCATCCGCATGCTCTACGGACTTTTCTTCCTGGTAGCGGTGTCGTTCGTTGCACGCTGGCTCGACCTCAAAGCAGTCGGTCTCATCGTCAACTCGCTGACTACCGTCTGGATTGTCGCCTTCGTCATCATCTTCCAGCCCGAGATTCGGAACATCCTGTCCCGGTTCGGCCGCTACCGGCCGCTGCGGTTCCTCCTGAAGCACGGGGCGGATGCTGCCGCCGTCGAAGAGATCGTCGAGGCGGCGGCGCAGATGAAAGACCACAGGATCGGTGCGCTGCTGGTCATCGAACGCGATATCGGGCTCCGCGACTATGTTGAGACCGGGACCAGGGTGGAAGCGCGGGTTTCGGCGCCGCTGTTGGTTTCGATCTTCACTCCCCCTGCGCCTTTGCACGACGGCGGTGCCATCATCATCGCCGGGCAAGTTGTGGCCGCCGGCTGTACGCTGCCCTTGAGTGAAGAGCGGTACGTCGAGAATGCGTTGGGGATGCGCCACCGGGCCGGACTCGGCATCGCGACCGTGACCGATGCCATCGCCGTGATTGTCTCGGAAACCACGGGCAAGATCAGCTTTGCCAACCGCGGTGCGCTGCTGTCCGGGCTCACGCCGTCCCAGCTCAAGTACAACATCCAGCAAGCCCTGGCCACGGAGGTCTGA
- a CDS encoding hydrogenase maturation nickel metallochaperone HypA codes for MHELSITRALLDQALAEAEKHGAKRIGRIRLLLGTGGSVVPDCVQLYFDEMKKGTAAAEAELEFKRVPLRIRCPKCSAEWGTSSAPGRADSVDQSATGPLDHILQGMCACNAGGDIISGQELVIESMDVD; via the coding sequence ATGCACGAGCTTTCCATCACCCGTGCGCTGCTCGACCAGGCACTGGCTGAAGCTGAGAAGCACGGCGCCAAGCGCATAGGCCGCATCCGGCTGCTGCTCGGTACGGGCGGCAGCGTCGTGCCTGACTGCGTCCAGCTCTACTTCGACGAGATGAAGAAAGGCACGGCCGCGGCCGAGGCCGAGCTTGAGTTCAAGCGAGTCCCCTTGCGCATCCGTTGCCCCAAATGCAGCGCCGAATGGGGTACTTCGTCTGCTCCAGGCCGAGCTGACTCAGTCGACCAATCGGCCACTGGACCACTAGACCACATCCTTCAAGGCATGTGCGCCTGCAACGCCGGTGGCGACATCATTTCCGGACAAGAACTGGTCATCGAGTCCATGGACGTAGATTGA
- a CDS encoding tetratricopeptide repeat protein, with protein MNDTRVRLLVFAAVFVVVAGVYLYSAAPTAAFWDCGELISAAFTMGVPHPPGTPLFVTLGRIFSMLPVAKEVAFRVTLIPVLFGAFSCGLIYLLVLKLISSYVVPERRHDRWLPHVAGVFGGLACAFAFSFWDNSVEAEVYGPCVVVALSVLYMALVWREQLKRAGGDNRLILAAIFLLFLSTGIHFTPMMTVFAVLVFALIVDREAVLQLRLFELFAAYLVILTMAELGLSVAAFVAIPLMLGAAWYGIRVMDRSTHTRSVFYGLGLFFLVFVIAYVAAGNAIMDDTVLFLASPTVALIERWVRSPMLLLLLVASYGGYLYWLHRQRRLSPKYVGLMLGLVLLAGTVQFIMFIRASHSPTINEADPSNWRDFVSVLKREQYDPMKLLPRKTQFLTEDDWRMNRNPRFGVLVAYFEQVKFYLRYFFWQWGNARFFDIFLHVGWQALLGLIPPLLGLWGMWHQFRREKRSFVLIFVAFLVASIGLVTYLNLKYSPSDPRRGNPAQGGYGYLEVRERDYFYAFSFVFYTIFVGVGAYAFLRTVIDRLRFRRAPAYALSGALLAFGFVPMLLNYPEVSRRGDWIPAEYGYNMLASCPGERAVLFTNGDNDTFPLWFMQTVPSRIAGYSHDFGKNVRVGILSLLNTNWYIKQLKRWGAPISFTEEEIEQLPRGFVGKNNRTFLLEDVMIRDMVATAGGVKLNWPEDYAATSEEYIAKVFGPGYKPRTPVYIATTVSPGSLQDVKSHLRLEGLVYRVVPDAGSEQVDLDRSRYLVDSVYSMKSILDPRVSKDENTRGLLLTYAATFMSMANGYRRLNRPLDAEHVLTLATGLDLDRDRRMTVLYHLSSVALENGNYDRALAALDTIQALGFTQPDFALRRGLAHEGKENLKQAESAYIEAMSADPGRGEVVQALVHLYLGKLGDTAKGKALLQLWLRRAPSDSAAARQLQQLS; from the coding sequence ATGAACGATACTAGAGTCCGGCTGCTGGTGTTCGCGGCGGTGTTCGTCGTCGTGGCCGGTGTGTACCTGTACAGCGCCGCCCCAACCGCGGCGTTCTGGGACTGCGGCGAGTTGATTTCGGCGGCGTTCACGATGGGCGTCCCGCACCCGCCCGGCACGCCGTTGTTCGTAACCCTGGGGCGCATCTTCTCCATGCTGCCCGTGGCGAAAGAGGTGGCTTTCCGAGTCACCCTGATCCCGGTGCTCTTCGGTGCCTTCTCCTGCGGGCTCATCTACCTGCTTGTCCTCAAACTCATTTCGTCCTACGTCGTTCCCGAACGCCGGCACGACAGGTGGCTGCCGCACGTCGCCGGCGTGTTCGGCGGCCTTGCCTGCGCCTTCGCGTTCTCGTTCTGGGACAACTCGGTCGAGGCCGAGGTCTACGGCCCGTGCGTGGTCGTCGCTTTGTCGGTGCTCTACATGGCGCTGGTCTGGCGCGAACAACTCAAGCGGGCGGGCGGCGACAATCGCCTGATTCTGGCCGCGATTTTCCTCCTCTTTCTTTCCACCGGTATCCACTTCACCCCGATGATGACCGTATTCGCAGTGCTGGTGTTTGCACTCATCGTCGACCGGGAAGCGGTACTGCAGCTCAGGCTCTTCGAGCTGTTCGCCGCCTACCTGGTGATACTGACGATGGCCGAACTGGGGCTCTCCGTCGCTGCCTTCGTCGCCATACCGCTGATGCTGGGCGCGGCCTGGTACGGTATCAGGGTGATGGATCGCTCCACCCATACGCGGTCGGTGTTCTACGGCCTGGGCCTGTTCTTCCTCGTGTTCGTCATCGCCTACGTGGCGGCAGGGAACGCGATAATGGACGATACGGTGCTGTTCCTTGCGTCGCCGACCGTGGCTTTGATCGAACGGTGGGTGCGCTCGCCAATGCTGCTGCTGCTGCTGGTAGCGAGCTACGGTGGGTACCTCTACTGGCTCCACCGCCAGCGGCGGCTGAGCCCAAAGTACGTGGGGTTGATGCTCGGACTGGTACTTCTCGCCGGTACGGTGCAGTTCATCATGTTCATCCGCGCGAGTCACTCGCCCACGATCAACGAGGCGGACCCGTCAAACTGGCGCGATTTCGTCAGCGTGCTCAAGCGCGAGCAGTACGATCCAATGAAGCTCCTGCCGCGCAAGACGCAGTTCCTGACCGAAGATGACTGGCGGATGAATCGGAACCCGCGCTTCGGCGTGCTGGTTGCGTACTTCGAGCAGGTCAAGTTCTACCTCCGCTATTTCTTCTGGCAGTGGGGCAACGCGCGCTTCTTCGACATCTTCCTGCACGTTGGCTGGCAGGCCCTGCTCGGCTTGATACCGCCTTTGCTTGGGCTGTGGGGCATGTGGCATCAGTTCCGACGCGAGAAGCGATCCTTCGTCCTCATCTTCGTTGCCTTCCTGGTGGCTTCGATCGGCCTGGTCACCTACCTGAATCTGAAGTACTCGCCCTCGGATCCAAGGCGCGGCAACCCGGCCCAGGGCGGGTACGGATACCTGGAGGTGCGCGAGCGCGACTATTTCTACGCCTTCTCCTTTGTCTTCTATACGATCTTCGTCGGTGTCGGGGCATACGCATTTCTTCGGACGGTCATCGATCGACTCCGATTCAGACGCGCACCGGCCTACGCGCTGTCCGGCGCGCTCCTTGCATTCGGGTTCGTACCGATGCTGCTGAACTATCCGGAAGTCAGCCGCCGGGGCGACTGGATACCGGCCGAGTACGGGTACAATATGCTCGCATCTTGCCCGGGCGAGCGCGCAGTCCTCTTCACCAATGGCGACAACGACACTTTCCCGCTCTGGTTCATGCAGACGGTGCCCTCGCGTATTGCCGGCTATAGCCACGATTTCGGCAAGAACGTCCGGGTCGGGATCCTCTCGCTTCTGAACACGAACTGGTACATCAAGCAACTGAAGCGGTGGGGCGCGCCGATCTCCTTCACCGAGGAGGAGATAGAGCAGCTTCCGCGCGGCTTCGTCGGCAAGAACAACCGGACGTTCCTGCTTGAGGACGTAATGATCCGCGATATGGTGGCGACCGCCGGTGGAGTCAAACTCAACTGGCCGGAAGACTACGCTGCGACCTCCGAGGAGTACATTGCGAAGGTGTTCGGCCCGGGCTACAAACCCCGGACGCCGGTCTATATCGCGACCACGGTTTCGCCCGGCAGCCTGCAGGATGTGAAGTCGCACCTCCGGTTGGAAGGCCTGGTCTATCGCGTCGTACCCGACGCGGGGAGCGAGCAAGTGGACCTGGACCGGAGCCGCTACCTGGTTGACTCCGTGTACAGCATGAAGTCGATACTTGACCCTCGCGTCAGCAAAGATGAGAATACCAGGGGACTGCTTCTGACCTATGCCGCGACTTTCATGTCGATGGCCAATGGCTACCGGCGCCTGAATCGTCCGCTCGACGCCGAGCACGTCCTGACCCTGGCTACCGGGCTGGATCTTGACCGGGACCGCCGGATGACGGTCCTCTATCATCTTTCGAGTGTCGCGCTGGAGAACGGGAACTATGACAGGGCCCTGGCCGCGCTCGATACTATCCAGGCGCTCGGGTTCACGCAGCCCGACTTCGCATTGCGACGCGGCCTGGCCCACGAGGGCAAGGAGAACCTCAAGCAGGCTGAGTCGGCCTACATCGAGGCAATGAGCGCTGACCCAGGCCGGGGCGAAGTCGTGCAGGCACTGGTCCATCTCTACCTGGGCAAGCTTGGCGATACGGCCAAAGGCAAGGCACTTCTTCAGCTCTGGTTGCGTCGCGCCCCGTCCGACTCGGCCGCCGCCCGCCAGCTGCAACAGCTTTCCTAG
- a CDS encoding YncE family protein, producing the protein MKKPSLVLLCALALGVGVSLAWTPTVPDTILLPDSLGPLRPGYHLAFGSSTDNIYVASESSDIIVVDGNTFQRIKRINTGTPVGGALLVSKHNRLYVSHPSQGRVGVIDCSTNEVVGSILVGSRPTLLCYSSGSDKLYCGDTIDKTVSVIGCASNALLKVVPVGRSLAAMAYDPTSNKVYAATRDGVLAISCSADSVVAAITAAKRPVSLCVNKRRQKLYAVGPEYQGLDTIYVISTQSDSVIAAMHGVAFRRGRLACNEATDRLYAMRSSDPDRILEFDCSGDTFTRACYIWDDAYSLAIACDTVRDRLYSLTNWGSLIEFDCETFDVVSKVGCAGWGRIIESDPDRRRMLYVYGDSEEAVLLPVDCRYDTTSVVTAVPLCGWRRVMYHNPATSRLYCRWGVTIGGVGVVDERVNSVVKQSFLGEAYYGHEMTYSRHSNKFYFAARKGIGVLDGATDSLLKVIDTKRDPDLSPSWCPDGNKVYSFVDDSTVQIAVVDCNTDSVVRNIAASDIVMRLEYLGDGRMLCYLGESLAVIDSRTDSIPLYAPIGGVGATAHTGDGGKMYVTRRDPDRLEAWDSHSFSLLTTIYWPYYDGRYKSTFLAYADTTKKLYWFVGDDSVLAIDATSDTVTARMATSVSLHGTCLDHTGRYMFCSSPYDSALRVYDTRADSLVGVYSHLPYPYPGCIASNPEQRCIYVGCGDVILVYPDAPPGVEEMPNADVRTTSPGPTVLRGNLHLPLASGVERRASSVLLDATGREVRNLKPGENDVRALAPGVYFVRGPMTEDGRPGDVRKVVLTK; encoded by the coding sequence ATGAAGAAGCCAAGCCTGGTCCTCCTCTGTGCGCTGGCGCTGGGCGTCGGGGTGAGTCTGGCGTGGACGCCGACGGTTCCGGATACAATCCTGCTGCCGGACTCGCTGGGGCCGCTGCGGCCGGGCTATCATCTGGCGTTCGGCAGCTCGACCGACAACATCTACGTGGCAAGTGAGTCGTCAGACATCATTGTCGTGGATGGGAACACCTTCCAGCGCATCAAGCGCATCAACACCGGCACGCCCGTCGGCGGCGCGCTGCTGGTCAGCAAGCACAACCGGCTGTACGTTTCTCATCCGTCGCAGGGCCGAGTCGGGGTCATCGACTGCTCGACCAACGAGGTGGTCGGCTCGATTCTCGTCGGGTCCCGACCGACGCTTCTCTGCTACAGCTCAGGCAGCGACAAGCTGTATTGCGGCGACACCATCGACAAGACCGTCTCGGTCATAGGCTGTGCCAGCAACGCGCTTCTGAAAGTTGTCCCGGTCGGAAGAAGCCTTGCTGCCATGGCCTACGACCCGACTTCGAATAAGGTGTACGCCGCGACGCGCGATGGTGTGCTCGCGATATCCTGCTCCGCCGATTCCGTGGTCGCAGCCATCACTGCGGCAAAGAGGCCGGTCAGCCTGTGTGTCAACAAGCGCCGCCAGAAGCTGTACGCGGTGGGTCCGGAGTACCAGGGCCTCGACACCATATACGTTATCTCCACCCAATCCGACTCCGTGATAGCCGCGATGCATGGCGTGGCTTTTCGGCGGGGTCGCCTGGCGTGCAACGAGGCCACCGACCGCCTGTACGCAATGAGGAGTTCGGACCCGGACCGCATACTCGAGTTCGACTGCTCGGGCGACACGTTCACGCGCGCCTGCTACATTTGGGATGATGCTTACAGCTTGGCAATTGCCTGTGACACTGTGCGTGACCGGCTGTACAGCCTCACAAACTGGGGCAGTCTCATCGAGTTCGACTGCGAGACCTTCGATGTCGTTTCCAAAGTTGGATGCGCGGGGTGGGGCAGGATTATCGAGTCGGACCCGGACCGACGCAGGATGCTGTACGTCTATGGAGATTCGGAGGAGGCCGTGCTGCTGCCGGTTGACTGCAGGTACGACACCACGTCGGTGGTCACGGCCGTCCCGCTCTGCGGCTGGAGGCGTGTAATGTACCACAACCCTGCGACCAGCAGGCTGTACTGCCGTTGGGGCGTAACCATCGGTGGGGTAGGTGTCGTAGACGAACGAGTCAACAGCGTGGTCAAACAGTCGTTCTTGGGTGAAGCCTACTACGGCCATGAAATGACGTATAGCCGACACAGCAACAAGTTCTACTTCGCCGCCCGGAAAGGCATTGGCGTGCTGGACGGGGCGACAGACAGCCTGCTCAAGGTCATCGACACCAAGAGGGATCCGGACCTCAGCCCCAGCTGGTGCCCGGACGGGAACAAGGTCTACAGCTTCGTGGATGACTCAACTGTCCAGATCGCCGTGGTCGACTGCAACACCGACTCCGTGGTACGGAACATAGCAGCCAGCGATATCGTCATGCGGCTCGAATACCTGGGCGATGGTCGCATGCTCTGTTACTTGGGGGAGAGCCTTGCCGTCATCGACAGCCGGACGGACAGCATCCCGCTCTATGCGCCGATTGGCGGCGTGGGCGCGACCGCCCACACTGGAGACGGTGGGAAGATGTACGTTACTCGCAGGGACCCGGACCGACTAGAGGCCTGGGATTCCCATTCGTTTTCCTTGCTGACGACAATCTACTGGCCGTACTACGACGGTAGATACAAGAGCACTTTCCTGGCATATGCGGACACGACCAAGAAGCTCTACTGGTTCGTGGGTGATGACAGCGTTCTCGCGATTGACGCCACCAGCGACACGGTCACGGCCCGGATGGCGACCAGTGTATCGCTCCATGGCACATGCCTTGACCACACCGGCAGGTACATGTTCTGTTCTTCTCCATATGATAGCGCTCTCAGAGTCTACGACACGCGGGCGGACAGTCTGGTTGGCGTCTATTCACACCTGCCCTATCCCTACCCCGGGTGTATTGCATCGAACCCGGAGCAGCGGTGCATCTACGTAGGATGCGGCGACGTGATCCTGGTTTACCCGGACGCGCCGCCGGGGGTCGAGGAAATGCCGAACGCCGACGTGCGAACGACGAGTCCCGGCCCGACGGTTCTGCGCGGCAACCTGCATCTGCCTCTGGCGTCGGGCGTTGAGCGTAGGGCGTCAAGCGTGTTGTTGGACGCCACGGGACGAGAGGTCCGGAACCTCAAGCCGGGAGAGAATGACGTGCGGGCACTCGCTCCGGGTGTGTACTTCGTCCGTGGACCGATGACCGAAGACGGGAGACCGGGCGACGTGCGGAAGGTTGTTTTGACCAAGTAG
- a CDS encoding IS256 family transposase, translated as MSDYQKEQEAVRRRQERRERRSERRMRRVMKQEAACLLDKVALTGAREKIQDTLEAERDEFLAREPYVRAGRAKLRGYRNGYAKPRQVHLSGGSVEVEAPRVSEDGGDFRSGLLAPYQRTSPKVLETLPQLYLYGISTGDFEAALECLLGVGAALSPATISRLKEKWAEEYEAWRKRPLFSHYAYIWADGIYIKVGRNKEKLALLVVMGADVDGRKQLLTLIAGQRESEDQWLEVLHDLKERGVTWVGLAVADGIAGFWSALVQAFPATRRQRCWVHMMRNILDKLPKSKQSQARKSLQRIYGAVTRAEALARIARFAESYKAYPPAVRCLVENQDDLLGYFDFPKEHWRHLRTTNPVESPFSAVKSRVKRAKRMMQHWSALGLVFKLMQDQQTRWHRLNAPELVAAVVAGARYRNGLQVKAAA; from the coding sequence ATGTCAGACTATCAGAAAGAGCAGGAAGCCGTAAGAAGAAGGCAGGAGCGACGTGAGAGGCGATCGGAGCGCCGGATGCGGCGCGTGATGAAGCAGGAGGCAGCCTGTCTCTTGGACAAGGTTGCGCTCACCGGAGCCCGGGAGAAGATCCAAGATACACTGGAGGCGGAGCGGGATGAGTTTCTTGCGCGCGAGCCATATGTGCGTGCCGGTAGAGCCAAGCTGCGGGGGTATCGAAACGGGTACGCGAAGCCACGGCAGGTACACCTGAGCGGCGGCAGCGTCGAAGTCGAGGCACCGCGGGTGAGCGAGGACGGCGGTGACTTCAGGTCCGGCCTCTTGGCGCCCTATCAGCGGACCAGTCCGAAGGTGCTGGAGACATTACCGCAGCTCTATCTCTACGGTATCTCGACCGGTGACTTTGAGGCAGCGCTGGAGTGTCTGTTGGGAGTCGGCGCAGCATTGAGTCCGGCAACGATCTCGCGGCTGAAGGAGAAGTGGGCCGAGGAATACGAGGCCTGGCGGAAACGGCCGCTTTTCTCACACTACGCCTACATCTGGGCCGATGGCATCTACATCAAGGTGGGCCGTAACAAAGAGAAGCTGGCGCTGCTCGTAGTGATGGGTGCAGACGTGGACGGTCGGAAGCAGCTTCTAACTTTGATCGCCGGGCAGCGGGAGAGTGAGGATCAATGGTTGGAAGTGCTACACGACCTCAAAGAGCGGGGTGTGACTTGGGTCGGGCTGGCAGTAGCGGATGGGATAGCCGGATTCTGGAGTGCTCTGGTCCAGGCTTTCCCGGCCACGCGGCGGCAGCGTTGCTGGGTGCACATGATGCGGAACATCCTGGACAAGCTGCCCAAGTCGAAGCAGAGCCAGGCGCGCAAATCACTCCAGCGCATCTACGGTGCGGTGACGAGAGCCGAGGCTCTGGCACGCATAGCTCGCTTCGCCGAGAGCTACAAGGCCTATCCGCCGGCAGTGAGGTGTCTAGTTGAGAACCAGGACGACCTGTTGGGATACTTCGACTTCCCCAAAGAGCACTGGCGGCACCTGAGGACGACGAATCCGGTCGAGTCGCCGTTCTCAGCGGTCAAGAGCCGGGTGAAGCGGGCGAAGCGGATGATGCAGCACTGGTCGGCCTTGGGGCTCGTGTTCAAACTGATGCAGGACCAGCAGACACGCTGGCACCGATTGAATGCGCCGGAACTGGTCGCGGCGGTGGTGGCCGGTGCCAGGTACCGCAATGGCCTTCAAGTGAAAGCAGCAGCATGA
- a CDS encoding DUF2723 domain-containing protein has protein sequence MNDRRIRIILFAAVFAVVLVAYLSTVAPTAAFWDCGELIATACIYGVPHPPGTPLFVTIGRIFSMLPTSPEHAFRINLIPVLFGAFSCGLIYLLVLRLIAPYTSPERRHDKWLPHVAGVFGALACAFAFSFWDNSVEAEVYGPCVVVALSVLYMALVWRDHIQRSDGDNRLILAALFLLFLSTGIHFTPMMTLFAVLVFAMVVDRESVLQLRLFELVAGYLIILTMGELGFSAGTFVAIPLMLGATWYGIRVMERSTHTRSVFYGLGLFFLVFVIAYVAAGNRVMDDTVLFLASPTVAFIERWVQTPVLLLLLAAGYSGYLYWLHRQGKLSLRYVGLMLGLVFLAGCVQFIMLIRAGREPSINEVNPSNWRDFVGVLKREQYDPMKLLPRKTQFLTEDDWRMNQNPQFNLFVAYFEQVKFYIRYFFWQWGNPRFFDIFLHVSWQALLGLIPPLLGVWGMWHQLKKEKRSFVLILVAFLVASAGLITYLNLKYSTSDPRSQLRFREVRERDYFYAFSFVFYTIFIGVGAYAFLRWFADRVRARKLPVYSMSGALLAFAFVPMLLNYKSVTRRGDWIPAEYGYNMLISCPGEHAVLFTNGDNDTFPLWFMQTVLSRVSNYDPKFGKNVAVANLSLLNTTWYCKQLKRWGAPISFSEAQIDRLPQGFVGKDNRTYLLKDIMMRDIVATSAGVKLRWPDDYACTPEEYRAKVFTADYNPRSPVYYATTVSSDNLEEVDPHLRLEGLVNRVVKEEGPNMVDVAKTRHMMYDVYKMDAMLDPNVEKDENTRGLLINYAASYLALAGEFQKAGQNVEALDVIEKALRFGLDQDKKVPLFYHASMFAMLNGQYDKAIGFLDSIQARGYQDPDLSLRRGYAYQGKGEFARAESAYRAAVLEDPTRPDPIQALYRLYLDDLHDTGRARILMQQWLQRVPSDTTAANLLREIS, from the coding sequence ATGAACGACCGAAGAATACGCATCATTCTCTTCGCCGCTGTGTTTGCCGTGGTGCTGGTTGCCTACCTCTCGACTGTCGCGCCGACCGCGGCATTCTGGGACTGCGGCGAATTGATCGCGACTGCCTGCATATACGGAGTCCCACACCCGCCGGGCACGCCGCTCTTCGTGACCATCGGTCGCATCTTCTCGATGCTCCCGACCAGCCCGGAGCACGCCTTCAGAATCAACCTCATTCCGGTGTTGTTCGGCGCCTTCTCCTGCGGGCTCATCTACCTGCTCGTCCTCAGACTCATTGCGCCGTACACGAGCCCGGAACGGCGTCACGACAAGTGGCTGCCGCACGTCGCCGGCGTCTTTGGCGCCCTGGCCTGCGCCTTCGCGTTCTCCTTCTGGGATAACTCGGTCGAGGCCGAGGTGTACGGGCCGTGCGTGGTAGTCGCTTTGTCCGTTCTCTACATGGCCTTGGTCTGGCGCGACCACATCCAGCGTTCCGACGGCGACAACCGCCTGATACTGGCCGCACTGTTCCTGCTCTTCCTTTCGACCGGCATCCACTTCACGCCGATGATGACCTTGTTCGCGGTGCTGGTCTTCGCGATGGTGGTGGATCGCGAATCCGTGCTGCAGTTGAGGCTCTTCGAGCTGGTCGCCGGATACCTGATCATCCTGACGATGGGTGAGCTGGGCTTCTCCGCGGGCACGTTTGTCGCGATCCCGCTGATGCTGGGCGCAACCTGGTACGGCATCAGGGTGATGGAACGTTCGACCCATACCAGGTCGGTGTTCTACGGACTCGGCCTATTCTTCCTGGTCTTTGTGATTGCCTACGTGGCGGCGGGAAACCGGGTGATGGACGACACGGTCCTGTTCCTTGCTTCACCGACCGTGGCCTTCATCGAGCGGTGGGTGCAGACGCCGGTACTACTCCTGCTGCTCGCGGCCGGGTACAGCGGATACCTTTACTGGCTGCACCGCCAGGGCAAGCTGAGCCTCAGATACGTCGGCCTGATGCTCGGGCTGGTGTTTCTTGCCGGCTGCGTCCAGTTCATCATGCTCATACGCGCCGGACGCGAACCCAGCATCAATGAAGTGAACCCGTCGAACTGGCGTGACTTCGTCGGCGTGCTCAAGCGCGAGCAGTATGACCCGATGAAGCTCTTACCGCGCAAGACCCAGTTCCTGACCGAAGATGACTGGCGGATGAACCAGAACCCGCAATTCAACCTGTTCGTCGCCTACTTTGAGCAGGTGAAGTTCTACATACGCTACTTCTTCTGGCAGTGGGGCAACCCGCGGTTCTTCGATATCTTCCTGCACGTCAGCTGGCAGGCCCTGCTCGGGCTGATCCCGCCGTTGCTCGGGGTCTGGGGTATGTGGCACCAGCTCAAGAAAGAGAAGCGGTCATTCGTGCTTATTCTGGTGGCATTCCTGGTCGCATCGGCCGGTCTCATCACCTACCTGAACCTGAAGTACTCGACCTCAGATCCGCGGTCTCAGCTCCGGTTCCGCGAGGTGCGCGAGCGTGACTACTTCTACGCCTTTTCGTTCGTGTTCTACACCATCTTCATCGGCGTCGGGGCCTACGCGTTCCTGCGCTGGTTTGCCGACAGGGTGAGGGCGCGGAAGCTCCCCGTCTACTCTATGTCCGGAGCGTTGCTGGCATTCGCCTTCGTCCCGATGCTCCTGAACTACAAGTCGGTGACCCGCCGCGGCGACTGGATACCGGCGGAGTACGGGTACAACATGCTGATATCCTGCCCGGGCGAGCACGCGGTCCTCTTCACGAACGGTGACAACGATACGTTCCCGCTCTGGTTCATGCAGACCGTGCTGTCGCGGGTCTCGAACTACGATCCGAAGTTCGGCAAGAACGTGGCGGTCGCCAACCTCTCGCTGCTCAACACGACCTGGTACTGCAAGCAGCTCAAGCGCTGGGGGGCGCCCATCTCGTTCTCCGAGGCGCAGATCGACAGGCTGCCGCAGGGCTTCGTCGGCAAGGACAATCGTACGTATCTGCTCAAGGACATCATGATGCGCGACATCGTCGCCACGAGCGCGGGCGTGAAGTTGAGGTGGCCGGATGACTACGCTTGCACGCCGGAGGAGTACCGGGCCAAGGTCTTCACTGCTGACTACAATCCCCGTTCGCCGGTCTACTATGCCACGACCGTCTCCAGCGACAACCTCGAGGAGGTGGATCCGCATCTCCGTCTCGAGGGTCTGGTCAATCGGGTGGTCAAGGAAGAGGGTCCGAACATGGTTGACGTCGCGAAGACACGCCACATGATGTACGACGTGTACAAGATGGATGCCATGCTCGACCCCAACGTTGAGAAGGACGAGAACACGCGCGGACTCCTCATCAACTACGCCGCGAGCTACCTGGCGCTCGCCGGCGAGTTCCAGAAGGCGGGCCAGAACGTCGAGGCGCTTGACGTTATCGAGAAGGCTCTGCGCTTCGGCCTCGACCAGGACAAGAAGGTCCCGCTGTTCTACCACGCGTCCATGTTCGCGATGCTCAACGGCCAATACGACAAAGCAATCGGTTTCCTCGATTCCATCCAGGCCCGCGGCTACCAGGACCCGGACCTGTCTTTGCGCCGCGGCTACGCCTACCAGGGCAAGGGCGAGTTTGCCAGGGCCGAGTCGGCCTATCGAGCGGCCGTCCTCGAAGATCCCACCCGGCCGGATCCGATCCAGGCGCTCTACCGGTTGTACCTGGACGACCTGCACGATACGGGCAGGGCGCGGATTCTGATGCAGCAGTGGCTCCAGCGCGTCCCGTCGGACACGACCGCGGCCAATCTGCTGAGAGAGATATCGTAG